A genomic region of Aspergillus oryzae RIB40 DNA, chromosome 1 contains the following coding sequences:
- a CDS encoding molybdopterin cofactor biosynthetic protein (molybdenum cofactor biosynthesis pathway protein), with protein sequence MTGFLLSRRGLTSSLPSLRRYPRTYLRQIGSGRNKAASQYSTASSPAENGKNDTKPLPATYFPNSETSTQKPSPRWTALKTAKPFSDFLTDTFNRQHDYLRISITERCNLRCVYCMPEEGIELSPPARLLTSPEIVYLSSLFVSQGVTKIRLTGGEPTVRKDIVPLMQSIGDLRRNGLRELCLTTNGISLHRKLEPMVEAGLTGVNLSLDTLDPFQFQIMTRRKGFDAVMKSIDKILELNKMGAGIKLKVNCVVMRGVNDREIIPFVEMGRDSPIEVRFIEYMPFDGNRWNQKKMLSYQEMLTVIREKYPTLEKVVDHKNDTSKTYRVPGFQGRVGFITSMTHNFCGTCNRLRITSDGNLKVCLFGNAEVSLRDTIRKANNGEPIDEATMNKLQLLEAADKAARINEEGGLVDERERELLEIIGMAVKRKKAKHAGMGELENMKNRPMILIGG encoded by the coding sequence ATGACTGGATTCTTACTGTCGCGACGCGGGTTGACGTCCTCTCTACCATCCCTTCGGCGGTATCCCCGCACCTACCTCCGACAGATAGGGTCTGGCAGGAACAAGGCAGCTTCGCAGTATAGTACGGCCTCCTCACcggcagagaatggaaagaatgaCACGAAACCTCTCCCCGCCACTTATTTCCCCAATTCTGAAACCTCGACCCAAAAACCTTCCCCGCGATGGACTGCCTTGAAAACCGCGAAACCATTTTCCGACTTCTTGACGGATACCTTCAACCGCCAACATGACTATCTCCGAATCAGCATCACCGAGCGTTGCAACCTCCGATGTGTGTACTGTATGCCGGAAGAAGGCATAGAGCTTTCGCCACCGGCTCGCCTGCTCACGTCCCCCGAGATAGTTTACCTGTCCTCCCTTTTCGTCTCGCAAGGGGTAACGAAGATCCGCTTAACAGGCGGTGAACCTACTGTCCGAAAGGATATTGTCCCTTTGATGCAGTCCATCGGCGATCTACGACGCAACGGGCTTCGAGAGCTATGCCTGACAACCAATGGAATCTCGTTACACCGAAAACTGGAACCTATGGTTGAGGCAGGTCTGACTGGGGTAAACCTCAGTCTCGATACTTTAGATCCCTTCCAGTTCCAAATcatgacgaggaggaaggggttCGATGCTGTGATGAAAAGTATTGATAAAATCTTGGAACTGAATAAGATGGGGGCAGGGATAAAATTGAAAGTGAACTGTGTGGTAATGCGGGGGGTCAATGACCGGGAGATCATCCCGTTCGTTGAGATGGGCCGTGATAGCCCTATCGAAGTGCGATTTATTGAGTACATGCCATTTGATGGCAACCGGTggaaccagaagaagatgctatCATATCAGGAGATGTTGACGGTCATCCGAGAGAAGTATCCAACCCTGGAAAAGGTGGTGGATCATAAAAATGACACTAGTAAAACGTATCGGGTACCTGGATTTCAAGGTCGCGTTGGGTTTATCACTAGCATGACACATAATTTCTGTGGCACTTGCAATCGTCTACGCATCACATCCGACGGAAACTTGAAGGTCTGCCTGTTCGGCAATGCCGAGGTATCGTTACGTGACACCATCCGGAAAGCCAACAATGGAGAGCCCATCGATGAGGCTACAATGAATAAATTACAACTACTTGAGGCTGCGGACAAGGCCGCTCGTATTAATGAGGAGGGCGGACTGGTCGATGAAAGAGAACGAGAGCTTCTTGAAATTATTGGCATGGCTGTCAAACgaaagaaggccaagcatgCTGGGATGGGCGAGTTGGAGAACATGAAGAATAGGCCGATGATTCTCATTGGTGGGTAG